The window AAAAACTAATATCCAAGCTGTCATATTTGAGACAAACGGTATGATGTTTACAGTAAAGTCTATGTCTGCTGACGGAAGGTATGAAGAGGATGTGCTTTGTTCAGTTGAGGGTAAAGACATCAGAGTTGGATTTAATGTCAAGTATTTCATAGATGTTTTAAAAGAGCTTGAGGGAGAGATAAATCTGTTTATAACATCACAGACAAGCCCTTCAATTGTACAAAAGCCGGACGATCCTAACTACATCTACCTTGTTCTCCCTATAAAGATGCCAGAGTAAAGCCATTTTTTTAGAGGTTGTATGAGTATGAAGATAAAAAGCATTCACATTGAGAATTTTAGAGGTTACAAGGATAGATTTTTTGAGTTTAAAGATAAAATGAACTTAATTGTAGGAAATAACGCCTCAGGAAAGACTTCTCTTCTTGAGGCTCTATATTTTTGTATGTGTGGAAAATCTTTTAAAGGTAGAGATATAGATGCAATAAATTTTGATTCTTTCTATTTCAAGCTTGAGATGCTATCCGAGGTTGATGACATTGAGTATAACCTTTTTTGTTATGTAGATAGGAATTCAGATAAGAGAATAATGATAAATGGTAAGAAAATAAATAGACTTTCTGAGCTAATTAGTATCTTCAAATTTGTCTTTTTTGATCCAGATACAACAGAACTTATAAAACGTCAGCCAAAACTGAGGCGCAGGTTTTTGGATATGGAAGTTACAAAGCTTTACCCTTACATGACAAAGGTTTATTCAGAGTACCAGAAAGCACTTCTTTCGCGAAATGCGTTTTTGAAAAGTTATGATAAAAAGGATATAATAGATTTGTACGATACGCAAATAAGTCAGCTTGGATTTTTAATTTTTCAAAAACGGCAGGAGATTATAAATAAGTTATCCATTGAAGCTCAAAAGGTATTCAGTTATGTGTTTGAAAACAAATCAATGCTTGAACTTAAGTATATGCCATCAATTGTTGCTTCGGATAAGGAAGAGTATTACAAAGAGATGAAAAAGAGTATTGATAGAGATTTTAGTTTTGGTTATACAACAAAAGGTGTTCACAGGGACGACTTTGAGATTTTGATAGATAAAAAATCGGCAATAAATTTTGCGTCCGAGGGACAGATAAAACTTGCAGCAATCTCAGTTGTTCTTGCAACATCTCTTCTTTATCCAGAACCTGTGCTAATTTTAGATGATGTATTTTCTGAGCTTGATAAGTTTAAAATAAGAAATCTTGTAAAGTTTATAAGTCAATACCAGTCGTTTGTGACATCTGCAGAAGATTTACGTGCTTTTGAAAGAGAGGGAATTCTTGAGATTGGGAGTGCAAATGTGATTTTTCTTGAAAAGAATTTATAAAAAACTTTTGGGGATGTGTAGAGAATATGTTTGCTCACATTGGTGAGGATTATGTAATCAATAGCGCAGAACTTCTTGTAATACTGAGCTGGGATTCTTTTGTGCGTTCAGGCGACAATCTCAAAATATTAGAAAATCTAAAGATTAATGACAGGGTTGTGGTTATAAATGACGAAATAAAAAAGTCTATAATAATCCTTGAGGTTGATGGAAGAATGTATGGAATAATATCTCCTGTGTCACCGGGAACAATTGCAAAAAGGCTTTTGAACTTCAACCTCTATTTTAACAACTTTCTAAATCAGGATTGATTTTAAAAATTATCTTGTTGGCAGGTGAGATAAAAATTGGATAAGATAAATGTAAATTCACAGCAGTATTCAGCAAGTGAAATACAGGTTTTGGAAGGACTTGAGGCTGTAAGAAAACGTCCCGGAATGTATATAGGCTCAACCTCACAGAGAGGTCTTCACCACTTGGTATATGAGATTGTTGACAATGCAATTGACGAGGCAATGGCAGGGTTTTGTAAAAACATTGAAGTGGTGATTCACAAAGACAACTCTGTGACTGTTACTGACGATGGAAGAGGAATTCCAGTTGATATTCACCCAAAACTTCAAAAAAGCGGTGTTGAGGTTGTATTTACCGTTCTTCATGCAGGTGGAAAGTTCAATGAAAGAGTTTACAAGGTATCTGGAGGTCTTCACGGTGTTGGTGCTTCTGTTGTAAATGCTTTATCTCGGTACTTGGAAGTCGAGGTTTACAGAGATGGCAAGGTGTACTTTCAAAGATACGAAAGAGGAAAACCAACATGTGAGCTAAAGGTTATTGATACTACCGACAGGACAGGTACAAAAGTTACATTTTTACCCGATGATGAGATTTTTGAGACCATAGAATTTGACGGCGATGTAATTTTGCAGCGCCTACGTGAGCTTGCGTTTTTGAACAAAGGTATAAGGATAGTCTTTTTAGACGAAAGGGAAAAGAATGCAAAACCAATAGAGCTAAAATACGATGGTGGTATTGCTGAGTTCGTAAAGTTTTTGAACAGGAACAAGAAAGTTTTGCACCAGGAGCCTATATACATTGAAGGTGAGAAAAACAATATTCTCATTGAGGTTGCAGTGCAGTACACAGAAGATTTTGGTGAGAACATCTATTCATTTGCGAACAACATAGCAACCATAGACGGTGGCACTCACCTTATAGGCTTTAAAACTGCTGTTACAAAAGCTGTAAATGAATATGCAAAGAAGTATAACTTCATAAAAGGTGATACACAGCTTCTTGGTGAGGATATAAGAGACGGTATGACAGCTATTGTGTCTGTTAAAATTCACGAACCACAGTTTGAAGGTCAGACAAAAACAAAACTTGGGAATAGCGAGGCGCGCTGGGCTGTTGAAAATCTTGTTTCTGAAAGGCTGGCGGCTTTTTTAGAAGAAAATCCTGATGTGTCAAAAAAGATTATAGACAAGGCAATTTTAGCGGCAAAAGCGCGCGAAGAGGCAAAAAAGGCAAGAGAACTTGTAATAAAAAGAAAGTCTGCCTTAGATAGTTCAAACTTGCCTGGCAAGCTTGCAGACTGTTCAGAAAAAGACCCAGCTAAATGTGAAATATTTATAGTTGAGGGTGATTCTGCAGGCGGTTCAGCAAAACAAGGGCGTGACAGGCGCTATCAGGCAATCTTGCCTCTTTGGGGTAAGATGCTCAATGTCGAAAAGGCAAGCCAGGACAAGATTTATTCAAACGACAAGCTTCTTCCTTTGATTCAAGCACTTGGTGTTGGAATTGGAAATGACATAGACTTAAAAAAACTCAGATACCACAAGATAATTATAATGGCAGATGCTGACGTTGACGGGTCTCACATAAGAACTCTTCTTCTTACATTCTTTTACAGGTATATGAGACCTCTGATAGAAAACGGCCACATTTACATTGCCCAGCCACCGCTTTACAAGGTGACAAAAGGCAAGCAGGTTCGATATGCTTACAACGATAAAGAGCTTCAGAAGATTTTGCAGGAGATGAAAGATGCGCAGGTACAGCGCTTTAAAGGTCTTGGTGAGATGAATGCACAAGAGCTTTGGGAGACCACTATGGACCCTGCAAGAAGAATACTTCTTAGAGTTGAGCTTGAAGATGCTGTTATGGCAGAAGAGATTTTTACAATCCTAATGGGAGACAAGGTTGAGCCAAGAAGA is drawn from Caldicellulosiruptor diazotrophicus and contains these coding sequences:
- the recF gene encoding DNA replication/repair protein RecF (All proteins in this family for which functions are known are DNA-binding proteins that assist the filamentation of RecA onto DNA for the initiation of recombination or recombinational repair.): MKIKSIHIENFRGYKDRFFEFKDKMNLIVGNNASGKTSLLEALYFCMCGKSFKGRDIDAINFDSFYFKLEMLSEVDDIEYNLFCYVDRNSDKRIMINGKKINRLSELISIFKFVFFDPDTTELIKRQPKLRRRFLDMEVTKLYPYMTKVYSEYQKALLSRNAFLKSYDKKDIIDLYDTQISQLGFLIFQKRQEIINKLSIEAQKVFSYVFENKSMLELKYMPSIVASDKEEYYKEMKKSIDRDFSFGYTTKGVHRDDFEILIDKKSAINFASEGQIKLAAISVVLATSLLYPEPVLILDDVFSELDKFKIRNLVKFISQYQSFVTSAEDLRAFEREGILEIGSANVIFLEKNL
- a CDS encoding extracellular matrix/biofilm biosynthesis regulator RemA family protein translates to MFAHIGEDYVINSAELLVILSWDSFVRSGDNLKILENLKINDRVVVINDEIKKSIIILEVDGRMYGIISPVSPGTIAKRLLNFNLYFNNFLNQD
- the gyrB gene encoding DNA topoisomerase (ATP-hydrolyzing) subunit B gives rise to the protein MDKINVNSQQYSASEIQVLEGLEAVRKRPGMYIGSTSQRGLHHLVYEIVDNAIDEAMAGFCKNIEVVIHKDNSVTVTDDGRGIPVDIHPKLQKSGVEVVFTVLHAGGKFNERVYKVSGGLHGVGASVVNALSRYLEVEVYRDGKVYFQRYERGKPTCELKVIDTTDRTGTKVTFLPDDEIFETIEFDGDVILQRLRELAFLNKGIRIVFLDEREKNAKPIELKYDGGIAEFVKFLNRNKKVLHQEPIYIEGEKNNILIEVAVQYTEDFGENIYSFANNIATIDGGTHLIGFKTAVTKAVNEYAKKYNFIKGDTQLLGEDIRDGMTAIVSVKIHEPQFEGQTKTKLGNSEARWAVENLVSERLAAFLEENPDVSKKIIDKAILAAKAREEAKKARELVIKRKSALDSSNLPGKLADCSEKDPAKCEIFIVEGDSAGGSAKQGRDRRYQAILPLWGKMLNVEKASQDKIYSNDKLLPLIQALGVGIGNDIDLKKLRYHKIIIMADADVDGSHIRTLLLTFFYRYMRPLIENGHIYIAQPPLYKVTKGKQVRYAYNDKELQKILQEMKDAQVQRFKGLGEMNAQELWETTMDPARRILLRVELEDAVMAEEIFTILMGDKVEPRREFIEKNAKYVRNLDI